AAGCCCGTCTCTGACTCTGATGAATCCGGGCCAGATGATGACTCTAAGGTAGCTAAACCCGTCACTGACTCTGACTCTCACGAATCCGGGCCAGATGATGACTCTAAGGTAGCTAAGCCTGTCACTGACGCTGATTCTGACTCTGACGAATCTGGGCCTGAGGATGACCCTAAAACAGCTAAGCCCGTCACTGACTCTGAATCTGACGAATCTGGGCCTGATGATGACTCTAAGGTAGCTAAGCCCGTCACTGACTCTGACTCTGACGAATCTGGGCCTGATGATGACTCTAAGGTAGCTAAGCCCGTCACTGACTCTGACTCTGACGAATCTGGGCCTGATGATGACTCTAAGGTAGCTAAGCCCGTctctgactctgactctgacGAATCTGGGCCTGATGATGACTCTAAGGTAGCTAAGCCCGTCACTGACTCTGACGAATCCGGACCAGATGATGACTCTAAGGTAGCTAAGCCCGTCACTGACTCTGACTCTGACGAATCTGGGCCTGATGATGACTCTAAGGTAGCTAAGCCCGTCACTGACTCTGACGAATCCGGACCAGATGATGACTCTAAGGTAGCTAAGCCCGTCACTGACTCTGACTCTGACGAATCTGGGCCTGATGATGACTCTAAGGTAGCTAAGCCCTTCACTGACTCTGACTCTGATGAATCTGGGCCTGATGATGACTCTAAGGTAGCTAAGCCCGTCACTGACTCTGACGAATCCGGACCAGATGATGACTCTAAGGTAGCTAAGCCCGTCACTGACTCTGACTCTGACGAATCTGGGCCTGATGATGACTCTAAGGTAGCTAAGCCCGTCACTGACTCTGACGAATCCGGACCAGATGATGACTCTAAGGTAGCTAAGCCCGTCACTGACTCTGACTCTGACGAATCTGGGCCTGATGATGACTCTAAGGTAGCTAAGCCCGTCTCTGACTCTGACGAATCCGGACCAGATGATGACTCTAAGGTAGCTAAGCCCGTCACTGACTCTGACTCTGACGAATCTGGGCCTGAGGATGACCCTAAAACAGCTAAGCCCGTCACTGACTCTGACTCTGACGAATCCGGGCCAGATGATGACCCTAAGATTGCTAAGCCCGTCACTGACTCTAAAGAATCCCACTCGGGCGCTGATACTAGTACTGACTCTAATGACTCGGATGTTGATACTAGTACTGGCTCTGAGGTGCTTACAGAGAAAGATGATAGCATGGACGATAAGGGCCCGTATGAGGGGGTATCGCTAGCAACcggggaggaggagaaggagggagaTGATATAGGGGAAAAGGATCCAAAGGAATCAGGAGAGGATGTGATGGAGGGAGATGATACGTCAGAGGAGAAAGACTCGGAGGGGGGAGGAATCAAAGAAAATGACGCCACGATGGATGAAACAGACGAAAAGAAGAGTGACGGAGCCATTAAGCCTGACGCTAATAATAGTGAAAATGAGCCAAAGAAAGATGACAGCCCTGACCTGTTGGACCCTTCCAACACAGACAAGGATGAGGGGAACCCGGAGCACTCTCACCCAGACACGGAAGGTAAAACTAAACCATGGTCAGAGTTCCTAGAGAAGCATGCACACAGAGTACATACACTTTATTTCAAACAATTGGAAAGGTAATAATGATCCAACTCTGAATAAGACAAAAAATTGGTATGAAATGAAGAGTTTAAGGATATAGGTATAGATCTCAACAGtttcaattaatttgaaaggaGGTTGTGATACACACATCCTCCGAATGTGATGGACATGAGGCTAGTAGTTTTACTGCAAACAAAGAGACAGCAaatgtttcaaattaaagaaagaTATAAATAAGAGTTAAATTAGTTCAGAGGTAATGATGAGAATTCAGAAATTCATTCGGTAAGAATCGGGAAGAATTAACAgaagacatgaagtcatgactGACGTAAACAGACCTGTGGTGTTGCAGAAGTACATTTTGATTTTACCtctaatgttgttgttttttttgtaggacCATCTGCTGACCAGCAACTGGTCCAACCTGTGGACTCCACCACCGCTGCCGGTAAATGTCCTAGCACTGATCGTGTCCTGTCCCCCTATATTTCACTCCATGATCTAACAACACAAGCTAAACCTGCCCCGAATCAGACAAAAGAGAGCATGAAATTATCAAAGCTCCCTGAAAGGTGAACTGCTGCTAAGCAAATGAAGATATTTGCCCAATGTTAAATTACGTAATGTGCAGGCACGAGCCTCAATGCAGAAACAGTCCAATCCACAAAGATCAGCAGCGCAATTACTTATTTTTGGACTCACCATCAGAATCAGCAGAGAGGTGTGCATTTCATTCATTATTTCATCAACCAGACGTAaatctctttcttcttctttacgCAGGGATTTAGACGCTCCAACTGTGGACTGTGAATGCTCACCATCTGCAGGTAACACTGTCAAAACTGAAGAAACGTACATTAAATCTGTCAAAACTGAAGAAACGTACATTAAATCTGTCAAAACTGAAGAAACGTACATTAAATCTGTCAAAACTGAAGAAACATACATTAAATCTGTCAAAACTGAAGAAACGTACATTAAATCTGTCAAAACTGAAGAAACATACATTAAATCTGTCAAAACTGAAGAAACGTACATGTTGTACACACTGCAGGTGAACAGGGTAAACAACGTACCTGAGTCAATATCACCATACAGTGCATTTGAGACTAAACAAAGCTGAGATTTTCCATTGAACTTCATATTCATTGAGTATAT
This portion of the Pseudochaenichthys georgianus unplaced genomic scaffold, fPseGeo1.2 scaffold_1099_arrow_ctg1, whole genome shotgun sequence genome encodes:
- the LOC117440651 gene encoding serine-aspartate repeat-containing protein F-like, which produces SSESAESTETQESSDSDSERESSESAESAETQETNENAAESTDADVSSVEELNPAVLANSKEPGSNDTTVPATDADTDESGPDDDPKTAKPLSDSDESGPDDDSEVAKPVSDSDESGPDDDPKIAKPGTDSHESGPDDDSEVAKPVSDSDESGPDDDSKVAKPVTDSDSHESGPDDDSKVAKPVTDADSDSDESGPEDDPKTAKPVTDSESDESGPDDDSKVAKPVTDSDSDESGPDDDSKVAKPVTDSDSDESGPDDDSKVAKPVSDSDSDESGPDDDSKVAKPVTDSDESGPDDDSKVAKPVTDSDSDESGPDDDSKVAKPVTDSDESGPDDDSKVAKPVTDSDSDESGPDDDSKVAKPFTDSDSDESGPDDDSKVAKPVTDSDESGPDDDSKVAKPVTDSDSDESGPDDDSKVAKPVTDSDESGPDDDSKVAKPVTDSDSDESGPDDDSKVAKPVSDSDESGPDDDSKVAKPVTDSDSDESGPEDDPKTAKPVTDSDSDESGPDDDPKIAKPVTDSKESHSGADTSTDSNDSDVDTSTGSEVLTEKDDSMDDKGPYEGVSLATGEEEKEGDDIGEKDPKESGEDVMEGDDTSEEKDSEGGGIKENDATMDETDEKKSDGAIKPDANNSENEPKKDDSPDLLDPSNTDKDEGNPEHSHPDTEGPSADQQLVQPVDSTTAAGI